A window of Trichoderma atroviride chromosome 3, complete sequence contains these coding sequences:
- a CDS encoding uncharacterized protein (EggNog:ENOG41~antiSMASH:Cluster_3.3) — protein MVVDTAYYDTLGVSPQATELEIKKAYRKMAIVHHPDKNPNDPTAHEKFQAIGEAYQVLSDADLRKAYDKYGKDHAKPQEGFVDPAEFFSAIFGGEAFVDWIGEISLMKDLAATMDIAMEGEEEGEAPPAAEDEEFPGTAEAMKESMKENPAASTASASASAPPPPTVVVDEEKTPAGSATATPPPARSDATSPAPSVGSRRQIPIRPALMDKAYDESAEKEMEQADDDLKGKGRKKGGMSKEQRDKLLAYEKERARVRQERVEQLSKKLLDRVSVWAETDKSADVTRAFQEKMRLEVENLKMESFGIDILHAIGQTYVSKASTLLRSQKFLGIGGFFSKLKDKGTLVKDTWNTISSAIDAQQTVEDMAKMEERGGEDWTDEKRVEYERRVTGKILTAAWRGSRFEIQGVLREVCDSVLNDKKVPLSKRLERAQALILIGEVFLKAERSPEEEGDYLLFEQLVAEAAIKKDKHEDKHKHKKAHDKTAEAVAQDAPNVPKPAAA, from the exons ATGGTCGTCGACACGGCCTACTACGACACCCTCGGCGTCTCGCCGCAGGCCACTGAGCTTGAGATCAAAAAGGCCTACCGCAAGATGGCCATTGTCCACCACCCAG ATAAGAACCCAAACGATCCGACAGCACACGAAAAGTTCCAGGCCATCGGCGAAGCCTACCAGGTTCTCTCCGACGCGGATCTGCGAAAAGCCTACGATAAGTATGGAAAGGACCACGCGAAGCCGCAAGAGGGCTTCGTCGATCCGGCCGAgttcttctccgccatttTTGGCGGCGAGGCGTTTGTCGACTGGATTGGTGAGATTAGCCTGATGAAGGATCTGGCGGCCACCATGGATATCGCCatggagggagaggaagagggagaggctccgccagcagcagaggaCGAAGAATTCCCCGGAACAGCCGAGGCGATGAAGGAGAGTATGAAGGAGAACCCTGCCGCATCTACAGCCTCTGCGTCTGCatctgcgccgccgccgcctacAGTGGTTGTggatgaggagaagacgCCTGCGGGCTCTGCCACTGCGACGCCCCCACCAGCTCGATCCGACGCGACGTCTCCAGCCCCGTCTGTTGGCTCCCGGAGACAGATCCCTATTCGACCGGCTCTTATGGATAAGGCTTACGACGAATCGGCagagaaggagatggagcaggCAGACGATGacctcaagggcaaggggcGCAAGAAGGGCGGTATGAGCAAGGAGCAGCGCGATAAGCTGCTGGCTTACGAAAAGGAGCGTGCTCGCGTTCGTCAAGAGCGCGTGGAGCAGCTGTCGAAGAAGTTACTGGACCGGGTCAGCGTATGGGCTGAGACCGACAAGAGCGCCGATGTGACAAGGGCTTTCCAGGAGAAGATGCGACTCGAGGTGGAGAATCTCAAGATGGAGTCTTTTGGTATTGATATCCTCCACGCCATCGGCCAGACCTACGTGTCCAAGGCCTCTACCCTTTTGCGCAGCCAAAAGTTCCTTGGCATTggcggcttcttcagcaagctcaaggacaagggcaCACTGGTCAAGGATACCTGGAACACCATCAGCAGCGCTATTGATGCGCAGCAGACGGTGGAAgacatggccaagatggaggagcggGGCGGCGAGGACTGGACGGACGAGAAGCGCGTCGAGTACGAGCGCCGTGTTACGGGCAAGATCCTGACGGCCGCgtggaggggcagcaggtTTGAGATTCAGGGCGTGTTGCGCGAGGTGTGTGACTCGGTTTTGAACGACAAGAAGGTTCCGCTGTCGAAGCGATTGGAGCGAGCGCAGGCGCTTATTCTGATTGGCGAGGTCTTCCTCAAG GCCGAGCGATCCcccgaagaagagggcgacTATCTGCTCTtcgagcagcttgttgccgaggcagccatcaagaaggaCAAGCACGAAGACAAACACAAGCATAAGAAGGCCCACGATAAAACCGCAGAGGCGGTTGCCCAGGATGCGCCTAATGTGCCGAAACCGGCAGCGGCGTAA
- a CDS encoding uncharacterized protein (EggNog:ENOG41~antiSMASH:Cluster_3.3), which produces MRSVQVNPYSDTIVDKAKPQTPSSARLSRLAAGKPAVPKRPAAEHTRAAPAPRSTSNTQGRPLIRASVAPKPAAVQARSPNQHQHVLSVRAAAAPTPRSSATRNSSAMPIGDKPRQPQLSAGAGPGVARGSTRAPLTPKVAVRGQAATTTATTPMARRSGSSINGAQSPRSDVSSVAASSYLSHSTTPRPGTRQTRAESTHTTPNSTPNLDKLSDGWETKSNRSSRGLGVSPLARTDNTGSRKSIGNSSNGPGDDSKFFYASSIKPAAPTSHPPRPASVVHTKSTPTFFYASDAASKRVTSPPAYPSSSSNSLSSAQEGVATKFFYANGAPDADLRLSARSSGSGSTVSSGSRAPRPNTSASSVAGSSTVQVHSRPASPSKNLTHPTLPPQQQHHHQQSPRSIRTGAMSPTSPVRSSVHPSPTLAGSASQVGKRRVSIEAPLRLKQGHGRAGSVHSIDGVVTPKVATPTIAPPMIHAPDMTPPLLSPGLAQLSQPVTMATILQMADELEDEEDEGSEGEDGEDGHSDNSDSDSRSHKRLSQNSEPLDHLVLSARRERKVQDLEITNASLEAINRTLERQMRKQSAELRRFRRLSRAGRLPMATNQGASLSVPDASAGLADVSEKEEDANPEKQEYDDDDEDEDEEEEEDEEEDEDEDEDEDSLVDSELSNENAATDSKSTDPQAKTDSPSAKRRKRDERRLQLDLTRHQELLLDSQKMNQSLKKCLNWTDLLIKEGQKALAYRVKIADVDAMPGRVLAASYYDYREDTSQAGDDTISTVSASHFGDDTISIAESETWAKEAQDRDSGIELRAAGH; this is translated from the coding sequence ATGCGCTCCGTGCAGGTCAACCCGTACTCAGACACCATCGTCGACAAGGCAAAACCACAAACACCATCATCCGCCCGCCTCTCAcgcctcgccgccggcaAGCCCGCAGTCCCCAAGAGACCGGCTGCCGAACACACCCGCGCTGCGCCTGCGCCCCGATCGACGTCGAACACCCAAGGACGGCCCCTCATCCGTGCCAGCGTCGCGCCAAAGCCCGCTGCGGTGCAAGCTCGATCCCCgaatcaacatcaacatgtGCTTTCTGTGagggctgccgctgctccgACACCGCGTTCTTCTGCCACGAGGAACTCCTCCGCCATGCCCATCGGAGACAagcctcgccagcctcagctGAGCGCTGGCGCCGGGCCTGGAGTCGCAAGAGGCTCGACCCGAGCGCCCCTGACGCCCAAAGTCGCCGTGCGAGGTCAGGCGGCCACGACGACGGCCACGACGCCCATGGCGAGAAGATCGGGATCCTCCATCAACGGCGCGCAATCCCCTCGCAGCGACGTCAGCTCCGTTGCTGCATCATCATACTTAAGCCACAGCACCACCCCGCGGCCGGGCACCAGGCAGACCCGTGCCGAAAGCACTCATACGACGCCGAACAGCACCCCGAATCTCGACAAGCTGAGCGATGGATGGGAGACCAAGAGCAACAGGAGCAGCCGCGGGCTGGGCGTGTCGCCCCTGGCACGGACTGACAACACGGGCTCTAGGAAGAGCATCGGGAACTCGTCCAACGGGCCTGGGGACGACTCCAAGTTCTTCTACGCCAGCAGCATAAAGCCCGCGGCTCCAACATCACATCcgcctcggccagcttctgtGGTCCATACTAAGAGTACGCCGACCTTTTTCTATGCGAGCGATGCTGCCAGCAAGCGAGTGACGAGCCCTCCAGCATACCCAAGCTCGAGCTCAAACTCACTGAGCTCGGCGCAAGAGGGCGTTGCTACCAAATTCTTCTACGCCAATGGCGCACCAGATGCCGACTTGAGATTGTCGGCGCGCAGCTCTGGATCAGGCTCGACCGTTTCCAGTGGCTCTAGAGCGCCTCGCCCAAATACCAGCGCCTCGTCTGTCGCGGGATCCAGCACGGTACAAGTGCATTCGAGGCCAGCATCGCCCTCCAAGAACCTTACACACCCTACGTTACCaccacaacaacaacaccaccatcaacaaTCTCCACGATCAATACGGACCGGCGCCATGTCGCCAACGTCTCCAGTTCGATCTTCAGTCCACCCGTCCCCGACATTGGCGGGCTCCGCAAGCCAGGTCGGCAAGCGGCGCGTGAGCATCGAGGCGCCTCTGCGGCTAAAACAGGGGCATGGCCGCGCAGGGAGTGTCCATTCCATAGATGGCGTGGTGACACCAAAGGTCGCTACTCCAACCATCGCGCCACCAATGATTCATGCGCCTGACATGACACCGCCGCTCCTAAGCCCAGGCTTGGCGCAACTGTCACAGCCAGTGACAATGGCAACGATTTTGCAAATGGCTGATGAgctcgaagatgaggaggacgagggtagcgagggcgaggacggGGAGGATGGACACAGCGACAATTCGGATTCTGACTCCCGCAGCCATAAGAGGCTATCCCAGAATTCTGAGCCGCTTGACCACCTCGTCCTAAGTGCTCGGCGCGAACGTAAAGTTCAGGACCTCGAAATCACCAATGCTTCCCTTGAGGCCATCAATCGGACTCTCGAAAGGCAGATGCGCAAACAGTCTGCGGAATTGCGCCGCTTCCGCCGCTTATCTAGAGCCGGCCGCTTGCCAATGGCCACCAACCAGGGAGCCTCTCTGTCTGTACCAGATGCGTCGGCTGGCCTTGCTGATGTTagcgagaaggaagaggacgcAAACCCAGAGAAACAGGAatacgacgacgacgatgaggacgaagatgaagaagaagaggaggatgaggaggaggatgaggatgaggatgaggatgaagactCGCTAGTCGACTCCGAGTTATCCAACGAGAATGCCGCCACTGACTCCAAATCTACCGACCCTCAAGCAAAGACAGATTCACCCAGCGCTAAACGACGTAAACGCGATGAGCGCCGTCTCCAACTTGATCTCACTAGACATCAAGAGCTCCTCCTTGACAGCCAGAAGATGAACCAGAGTCTCAAGAAGTGCCTGAACTGGACCGACTTGCTGATAAAGGAGGGCCAGAAAGCACTGGCTTACCGAGTCAAGATCGCCGACGTGGATGCTATGCCTGGACGTGTCTTGGCGGCTTCATACTACGATTACCGCGAAGACACATCTCAGGCTGGAGACGATACGATATCTACTGTTTCCGCATCGCACTTTGGAGACGATACCATATCAATTGCCGAATCTGAAACATGGGCCAAGGAGGCGCAAGACCGTGACAGCGGCATAGAATTGCGCGCTGCGGGTCATTAG
- a CDS encoding uncharacterized protein (EggNog:ENOG41~antiSMASH:Cluster_3.3), translated as MKDLAATMDIAMEGEEEGEAPPAAEDEEFPGTAEAMKESMKENPAASTASASASAPPPPTVVVDEEKTPAGSATATPPPARSDATSPAPSVGSRRQIPIRPALMDKAYDESAEKEMEQADDDLKGKGRKKGGMSKEQRDKLLAYEKERARVRQERVEQLSKKLLDRVSVWAETDKSADVTRAFQEKMRLEVENLKMESFGIDILHAIGQTYVSKASTLLRSQKFLGIGGFFSKLKDKGTLVKDTWNTISSAIDAQQTVEDMAKMEERGGEDWTDEKRVEYERRVTGKILTAAWRGSRFEIQGVLREVCDSVLNDKKVPLSKRLERAQALILIGEVFLKAERSPEEEGDYLLFEQLVAEAAIKKDKHEDKHKHKKAHDKTAEAVAQDAPNVPKPAAA; from the exons ATGAAGGATCTGGCGGCCACCATGGATATCGCCatggagggagaggaagagggagaggctccgccagcagcagaggaCGAAGAATTCCCCGGAACAGCCGAGGCGATGAAGGAGAGTATGAAGGAGAACCCTGCCGCATCTACAGCCTCTGCGTCTGCatctgcgccgccgccgcctacAGTGGTTGTggatgaggagaagacgCCTGCGGGCTCTGCCACTGCGACGCCCCCACCAGCTCGATCCGACGCGACGTCTCCAGCCCCGTCTGTTGGCTCCCGGAGACAGATCCCTATTCGACCGGCTCTTATGGATAAGGCTTACGACGAATCGGCagagaaggagatggagcaggCAGACGATGacctcaagggcaaggggcGCAAGAAGGGCGGTATGAGCAAGGAGCAGCGCGATAAGCTGCTGGCTTACGAAAAGGAGCGTGCTCGCGTTCGTCAAGAGCGCGTGGAGCAGCTGTCGAAGAAGTTACTGGACCGGGTCAGCGTATGGGCTGAGACCGACAAGAGCGCCGATGTGACAAGGGCTTTCCAGGAGAAGATGCGACTCGAGGTGGAGAATCTCAAGATGGAGTCTTTTGGTATTGATATCCTCCACGCCATCGGCCAGACCTACGTGTCCAAGGCCTCTACCCTTTTGCGCAGCCAAAAGTTCCTTGGCATTggcggcttcttcagcaagctcaaggacaagggcaCACTGGTCAAGGATACCTGGAACACCATCAGCAGCGCTATTGATGCGCAGCAGACGGTGGAAgacatggccaagatggaggagcggGGCGGCGAGGACTGGACGGACGAGAAGCGCGTCGAGTACGAGCGCCGTGTTACGGGCAAGATCCTGACGGCCGCgtggaggggcagcaggtTTGAGATTCAGGGCGTGTTGCGCGAGGTGTGTGACTCGGTTTTGAACGACAAGAAGGTTCCGCTGTCGAAGCGATTGGAGCGAGCGCAGGCGCTTATTCTGATTGGCGAGGTCTTCCTCAAG GCCGAGCGATCCcccgaagaagagggcgacTATCTGCTCTtcgagcagcttgttgccgaggcagccatcaagaaggaCAAGCACGAAGACAAACACAAGCATAAGAAGGCCCACGATAAAACCGCAGAGGCGGTTGCCCAGGATGCGCCTAATGTGCCGAAACCGGCAGCGGCGTAA
- a CDS encoding uncharacterized protein (EggNog:ENOG41~antiSMASH:Cluster_3.3), translating to MASRLSNGHDQPRFLIWGGNGWIAGHLKRLLEEQGKEVHTTTIRMENREAVFSELFLTKPTHVLNAAGCTGRPNVDWCEDNKTQTVRSNAIGTLNLADACFQANIHCTVFATGCVYQYDKTHPIGGRGYTEEDRPNFEGSFYSLTKSHVEPILSSYPNCLILRLRMPVSDDLHHRNFVTKIIGYDRVVDIPNSNTILHDLLPASIILAEHGETGVYNFTNPGAISHNEVLTLFKEIVRPGLSWKNFTLEEQAKVIKAARSNCTLDVTKLVTKLKEYRYEIPEIHEAYEQCFKRMKAAGIE from the exons ATGGCAAGCCGCCTATCAAATGGCCATGATCAACCGCGCTTTCTCATATGGGGAGGCAACGGATGGATTGCTGGGCATTTGAAGCGCCTCTTGGAGGAACAGGGCAAAGAAGTCCACACCACGACAATCCGCATGGAAAATCGAGAGGCTGTCTTTTCTGAGCTCTTCCTAACCAAGCCAACCCACGTCCTCAACGCTGCTGGATGCACTGGCAGACCCAACGTCGATTGGTGCGAAGACAACAAGACGCAGACGGTGCGATCCAACGCCATCGGTACGCTCAACTTGGCAGACGCCTGCTTCCAGGCGAATATCCATTGCACTGTCTTCGCCACAGGTTGCGTGTACCAGTACGATAAGACGCATCCCATCGGCGGGCGTGGCTACACGGAGGAAGATCGTCCAAATTTTGAGGGGAGCTTTTATTCCCTAACCAAGAGTCATGTTGAACCG ATCTTGAGTAGCTATCCAAACTGTCTCATTCTTCGCCTCCGCATGCCTGTTAGCGATGACCTCCACCATCGCAATTTCGTGACCAAGATCATTGGCTACGACAGGGTGGTTGACATTCCCAACAGCAACACTATCCTTCATGACCTTCTGCCAGCTTCCATTATCCTCGCAGAACATGGCGAAACCGGCGTGTATAACTTTACCAATCCAGGCGCGATTTCGCATAATGAGGTTCTTACGCTGTTCAAGGAGATTGTGAGGCCCGGACTCAGCTGGAAGAACTTTACGCTCGAGGAACAAGCCAAAGTCATCAAGGCAGCCCGAAGCAACTGCACTCTCGATGTGACCAAGCTGGTTACCAAGCTGAAGGAATACAGATACGAGATCCCCGAGATTCACGAAGCTTACGAACAATGTTTCAAGAGAATGAAGGCTGCGGGTATTGAATAG